In the genome of Quercus robur chromosome 3, dhQueRobu3.1, whole genome shotgun sequence, one region contains:
- the LOC126718095 gene encoding leucine-rich repeat protein 1-like, protein MFIRFLVCFVFAVAIASVDCNSEGDALISWKLKLVDPNGVLQSWDPTLVNPCTWYHVTCNYNNSVTRVDLGNAGLSGPLVPQLGTLANLQYLEVFGNNLTGTIPIAIANLTKLVSLDLYQNQFSGPIPESLGNLVSLSFLRLNSNKFSGILPVKVIQLVRYGNLRILNVSDNQLAGTVHRKTTSGFAVTKIIQDPRVQK, encoded by the exons ATGTTTATTcgatttttggtttgtttcgTATTTGCTGTTGCTATTGCATCTGTAGATTGCAACTCGGAAG GGGATGCTCTTATTTCGTGGAAACTCAAATTGGTAGATCCTAACGGTGTCCTTCAGAGCTGGGATCCAACATTGGTCAATCCATGCACTTGGTATCACGTTACTTGCAACTACAATAATAGCGTTACAAGGGT GGACCTTGGCAATGCTGGACTTTCGGGACCTCTTGTTCCCCAGCTTGGAACCTTGGCTAATCTTCAATATTT GGAGGTATTTGGCAATAATCTTACTGGCACCATTCCAATCGCGATTGCTAATCTAACGAAGCTTGTTAGCTTGGACCTCTATCAGAATCAATTTAGTGGGCCAATCCCTGAATCTCTTGGAAACTTGGTGTCCTTATCGTTTTT GAGATTGAACAGTAACAAGTTTAGTGGCATATTACCAGTAAAGGTCATTCAACTCGTTCGCTATGGGAATTTGAGGATTTT GAATGTATCAGATAACCAGCTAGCAGGGACTGTCCACCGTAAAACCACATCTG GGTTTGCAGTTACTAAAATAATACAAGATCCAAGGGTTCAGAAGTAA